The following are encoded together in the Malaya genurostris strain Urasoe2022 chromosome 3, Malgen_1.1, whole genome shotgun sequence genome:
- the LOC131439460 gene encoding protein windpipe: MASSRVLPAVKLLSYQSMSLVLATVLLLLSPSSSSSFTCPTGCACNESTVTCTSVSGLRAIDKSLPINRLVLSGLELTKIPAQLENIRNITELDLSNNHLSEVNHLGKRIRKLDLSQNKITSGKLAKVPTFVESLNLTHNEITYLPLHLMKLKKLRYIELANNPINCTCETLHIRNWLTTRHVWSDQHIKCNAPQEFKGRPWLQVKQADVCHGPIGRMGGYNWDDYEDENDLMLGDQADLDGDDEKDEEDEFNKEYFPVGEKLKAHDPPIEIENDEELNDGSGDGAPTDIGVEEVIAARKVVDVAASEGSGEERNETIPAVRVAQIQNAVEGDADEDDGSGSGGGVLIYGSRGIGEEQHTSEGPGSDDGFEEGDEESEEEKPITPPDGLGIFGKGLDDDTTATTSTTESTVAAVAMGERMEMGKESAGDTESTAADDELRISEEPTRADTDSQGTYILLTILGIILLSLIILVMCKRKPDARNRRDKSDVEAANGRELQDMDKNLLGKPIEKNGHNLPERVPLMNDKTDAEKVFNDKSNNYVPTKPERTSLEKPSMESFKPVPADRNKSKESLHENTPQNNNNNTVPLQNGNGTLSPVSNGDPAKVHQPNHNVPSQNDEVFLPPNGNPNHLHPEPPSSVVDSPKSKRYSPIYAPTSPKSDRYSPVYSPETGRVKIKLTETPKPKTPILVTRSRSRAGDYITTPDQKF, encoded by the coding sequence ATGGCGTCGTCCAGGGTGCTTCCAGCGGTTAAGCTTTTGTCCTACCAGTCCATGTCGTTGGTTTTAGCAACCGTACTGCTACTACTTTCACCCAGTTCTTCTTCGTCCTTCACTTGCCCGACGGGATGTGCGTGCAATGAGTCCACCGTCACGTGCACCAGTGTTTCGGGTTTGCGAGCTATCGACAAAAGTCTACCCATTAACCGGTTGGTACTGTCCGGATTGGAACTGACCAAAATACCTGCCCAGCTAGAAAACATTCGAAATATAACCGAGCTGGACCTCTCCAACAATCACCTGTCGGAGGTCAATCATCTGGGTAAACGAATACGGAAATTGGACTTGAGCCAGAACAAAATTACGTCCGGAAAGTTGGCTAAAGTTCCGACGTTCGTAGAGTCACTGAATTTGACACACAATGAAATTACCTACCTGCCGTTGCATTTGATGAAATTGAAGAAACTGCGATACATCGAGCTGGCAAACAATCCGATTAACTGTACGTGCGAAACGTTGCACATCCGGAACTGGTTGACGACGAGGCACGTGTGGTCGGATCAGCACATCAAGTGCAATGCCCCGCAGGAGTTCAAAGGTAGACCGTGGTTGCAGGTCAAACAGGCGGATGTTTGTCACGGTCCGATCGGCAGGATGGGTGGCTACAATTGGGATGATTACGAGGATGAAAACGATCTGATGCTGGGAGATCAGGCGGATTTGGATGGGGACGATGAGAAGGATGAAGAAGATgaattcaataaagagtattttCCCGTTGGAGAAAAATTGAAGGCACACGATCCTCCGATCGAGATTGAAAATGATGAGGAGCTGAATGATGGTTCGGGTGACGGCGCACCTACGGATATTGGAGTCGAAGAGGTGATTGCGGCCAGGAAGGTTGTGGATGTTGCCGCATCGGAAGGGTCTGGAGAAGAAAGGAACGAAACAATTCCGGCGGTTAGAGTGGCTCAAATTCAAAATGCTGTCGAAGGAGATGCGGATGAGGACGATGGAAGTGGCAGCGGAGGAGGTGTTCTGATCTATGGATCTCGAGGAATCGGTGAGGAACAACACACTTCCGAAGGACCCGGAAGTGATGACGGTTTCGAAGAAGGTGATGAAGAAAGTGAAGAGGAAAAGCCAATTACTCCACCGGACGgtttgggtattttcggtaaagGACTTGATGACGATACAACGGCGACAACGTCGACAACTGAATCTACAGTAGCTGCTGTCGCCATGGGTGAACGAATGGAGATGGGCAAGGAGTCCGCCGGTGATACCGAAAGTACGGCTGCCGATGATGAACTGCGTATTTCGGAAGAACCAACTCGTGCAGATACCGACAGTCAAGGAACGTATATTTTGCTGACAATTCTTGGAATCATTCTTCTTTCTCTGATTATATTGGTTATGTGCAAGCGTAAGCCGGATGCCAGAAATCGAAGGGACAAAAGTGATGTGGAGGCAGCCAACGGACGCGAGTTGCAAGATATGGACAAGAATTTACTTGGAAAACCAATAGAAAAGAACGGTCATAATCTCCCAGAACGGGTTCCCTTGATGAACGATAAAACTGATGCCGAGAAAGTTTTCAATGATAAGTCCAACAACTACGTACCGACGAAACCGGAACGAACTTCTCTGGAAAAACCTTCGATGGAATCCTTCAAACCAGTACCCGCTGATAGAAACAAAAGCAAAGAAAGTTTGCATGAAAATACACCccaaaacaataacaacaacacggTTCCGCTCCAGAACGGTAACGGTACGCTGTCCCCCGTAAGCAACGGTGATCCGGCCAAAGTTCACCAACCCAATCATAATGTGCCATCGCAGAACGACGAGGTGTTCCTTCCGCCGAACGGCAATCCCAATCATCTCCATCCCGAGCCACCCTCGAGCGTAGTCGACTCACCAAAGTCCAAACGCTACAGCCCGATCTACGCCCCGACATCGCCCAAATCCGACCGCTACAGTCCGGTCTACTCGCCGGAAACCGGACGGGTCAAAATCAAACTAACCGAAACTCCCAAACCGAAAACTCCCATCTTGGTCACGCGAAGTCGATCGAGAGCCGGAGACTATATCACAACGCCGGACCAGAAGTTCTGA